In Rutidosis leptorrhynchoides isolate AG116_Rl617_1_P2 chromosome 2, CSIRO_AGI_Rlap_v1, whole genome shotgun sequence, one genomic interval encodes:
- the LOC139893754 gene encoding 3-hydroxy-3-methylglutaryl coenzyme A reductase 1-like isoform X1 produces MDRPPKPPFSTRHHRKTISPSSIPKASDALPLPLYLTNAIFLTLFISLAYFLLHRWRDKILSSTPLYAVTFTELAAIVSLIASSIYLLGFFGIDFVQSFIATSSPNDVVHHHHHLSKPKPNSISITTTPIRMNDNVNDSSNTINLPELSDEEIVKCVINGSISSYSLESKLGDCSRAVMIRRLAVESKTGKLLLGLPIEGFDYESILGRCCEMPIGYVQVPVGIAGPLLLNGCEYIVPMATTEGCLVASTNRGCKAIYASGGANAVLLKDGMTRAPVVRFGSAVRAANLKFFLEDDINFDTLSVVFNKSSRFARLQSIQCSIAGRNLYIRFTCSTGDAMGMNMVSKGVQNVLDFLQIEFPDMDVIGISGNFCSDKKPAAVNWIEGRGKSVVCESVISDEVVKKVLKTTVPALVELNMLKNLAGSAVAGSLGGFNAHAANIVSAIFIATGQDPAQNIESSHCITMMEAVNGGKDLHVSVTLPSIEVGTVGGGTQLASQSACLNLLGVKGASKDSPGSNASLLATIVAGSVLAGELSLMSAIAAGQLVKSHMKYNRSNRDMTTITS; encoded by the exons ATGGATCGCCCTCCAAAACCTCCCTTTTCCACCCGCCACCACCGTAAAACCATTTCTCCGTCATCGATTCCAAAAGCTTCCGACGCATTACCTTTACCTCTTTACCTAACTAACGCTATTTTCCTCACTCTCTTCATCTCCCTCGCCTACTTCCTTCTTCACCGGTGGCGTGACAAAATCCTTTCATCGACACCTCTTTACGCCGTCACCTTCACTGAACTCGCCGCCATCGTTTCACTTATTGCATCATCTATTTACCTCCTAGGGTTTTTTGGTATCGATTTCGTTCAATCATTCATCGCCACGTCATCACCAAACGAcgtcgttcatcatcatcatcatctctcaaAACCTAAACCTAATAGCATTAGTATTACCACTACTCCTATTAGAATGAATGATAAtgttaatgatagtagtaatacaATTAATTTACCTGAATTAAGTGATGAGGAGATTGTGAAATGTGTAATCAACGGATCGATTTCTTCGTATTCGTTAGAATCGAAACTAGGAGACTGTAGCAGAGCTGTTATGATTAGACGATTAGCTGTTGAAAGTAAAACAGGGAAGTTGTTGTTAGGGTTACCGATTGAAGGATTCGATTACGAGTCGATATTAGGACGGTGTTGTGAAATGCCAATTGGTTATGTGCAAGTACCGGTTGGGATTGCTGGACCGTTGTTGTTGAATGGTTGCGAGTATATAGTCCCAATGGCTACAACAGAGGGGTGTTTGGTTGCTAGTACTAATAGAGGTTGTAAAGCTATTTATGCGTCTGGTGGAGCGAATGCGGTTTTGTTGAAAGATGGGATGACTAGAGCTCCTGTTGTTCGGTTTGGATCGGCTGTTAGGGCTGCAAATCTTAAGTTCTTCTTGGAAGATGATATTAATTTTGATACGTTGAGCGTCGTTTTCAATAa ATCGAGCAGATTTGCAAGGCTTCAAAGTATTCAATGCTCAATTGCTGGGAGAAATTTGTATATAAGATTTACTTGCAGTACAGGTGATGCAATGGGGATGAACATGGTATCTAAAGGTGTCCAAAATGTTTTAGATTTTCTTCAAATTGAATTTCCAGACATGGATGTGATTGGCATATCAG GCAACTTTTGCTCAGACAAAAAGCCTGCAGCAGTGAATTGGATCGAAGGGCGAGGAAAGTCTGTTGTTTGTGAATCGGTTATATCTGATGAGGTGGTGAAGAAAGTACTAAAAACGACAGTGCCTGCACTTGTTGAGCTTAACATGCTAAAAAATCTTGCTGGTTCAGCCGTTGCAGGTTCTCTTGGTGGCTTTAATGCTCATGCTGCCAATATTGTTTCAGCCATCTTCATAGCAACCGGGCAGGACCCTGCACAAAACATTGAAAGCTCTCACTGTATTACTATGATGGAGGCTGTTAATGGTGGAAAAGACCTGCACGTCTCTGTTACTCTGCCTTCCATTGAG GTGGGTACAGTAGGAGGTGGGACCCAACTGGCATCTCAATCTGCTTGCTTGAACCTTTTAGGAGTGAAGGGTGCAAGCAAAGATTCACCAGGGTCAAATGCAAGTCTCTTGGCAACAATCGTAGCAGGCTCAGTATTGGCGGGTGAACTTTCTTTAATGTCAGCAATTGCAGCTGGACAGCTCGTTAAAAGCCACATGAAATACAACAGATCAAACCGGGATATGACAACAATTACATCTTAG
- the LOC139893754 gene encoding 3-hydroxy-3-methylglutaryl coenzyme A reductase 1-like isoform X2 encodes MDRPPKPPFSTRHHRKTISPSSIPKASDALPLPLYLTNAIFLTLFISLAYFLLHRWRDKILSSTPLYAVTFTELAAIVSLIASSIYLLGFFGIDFVQSFIATSSPNDVVHHHHHLSKPKPNSISITTTPIRMNDNVNDSSNTINLPELSDEEIVKCVINGSISSYSLESKLGDCSRAVMIRRLAVESKTGKLLLGLPIEGFDYESILGRCCEMPIGYVQVPVGIAGPLLLNGCEYIVPMATTEGCLVASTNRGCKAIYASGGANAVLLKDGMTRAPVVRFGSAVRAANLKFFLEDDINFDTLSVVFNKSSRFARLQSIQCSIAGRNLYIRFTCSTGDAMGMNMVSKGVQNVLDFLQIEFPDMDVIGISGNFCSDKKPAAVNWIEGRGKSVVCESVISDEVVKKVLKTTVPALVELNMLKNLAGSAVAGSLGGFNAHAANIVSAIFIATGQDPAQNIESSHCITMMEAVNGGKDLHVSVTLPSIEVFMGVTFRWVQ; translated from the exons ATGGATCGCCCTCCAAAACCTCCCTTTTCCACCCGCCACCACCGTAAAACCATTTCTCCGTCATCGATTCCAAAAGCTTCCGACGCATTACCTTTACCTCTTTACCTAACTAACGCTATTTTCCTCACTCTCTTCATCTCCCTCGCCTACTTCCTTCTTCACCGGTGGCGTGACAAAATCCTTTCATCGACACCTCTTTACGCCGTCACCTTCACTGAACTCGCCGCCATCGTTTCACTTATTGCATCATCTATTTACCTCCTAGGGTTTTTTGGTATCGATTTCGTTCAATCATTCATCGCCACGTCATCACCAAACGAcgtcgttcatcatcatcatcatctctcaaAACCTAAACCTAATAGCATTAGTATTACCACTACTCCTATTAGAATGAATGATAAtgttaatgatagtagtaatacaATTAATTTACCTGAATTAAGTGATGAGGAGATTGTGAAATGTGTAATCAACGGATCGATTTCTTCGTATTCGTTAGAATCGAAACTAGGAGACTGTAGCAGAGCTGTTATGATTAGACGATTAGCTGTTGAAAGTAAAACAGGGAAGTTGTTGTTAGGGTTACCGATTGAAGGATTCGATTACGAGTCGATATTAGGACGGTGTTGTGAAATGCCAATTGGTTATGTGCAAGTACCGGTTGGGATTGCTGGACCGTTGTTGTTGAATGGTTGCGAGTATATAGTCCCAATGGCTACAACAGAGGGGTGTTTGGTTGCTAGTACTAATAGAGGTTGTAAAGCTATTTATGCGTCTGGTGGAGCGAATGCGGTTTTGTTGAAAGATGGGATGACTAGAGCTCCTGTTGTTCGGTTTGGATCGGCTGTTAGGGCTGCAAATCTTAAGTTCTTCTTGGAAGATGATATTAATTTTGATACGTTGAGCGTCGTTTTCAATAa ATCGAGCAGATTTGCAAGGCTTCAAAGTATTCAATGCTCAATTGCTGGGAGAAATTTGTATATAAGATTTACTTGCAGTACAGGTGATGCAATGGGGATGAACATGGTATCTAAAGGTGTCCAAAATGTTTTAGATTTTCTTCAAATTGAATTTCCAGACATGGATGTGATTGGCATATCAG GCAACTTTTGCTCAGACAAAAAGCCTGCAGCAGTGAATTGGATCGAAGGGCGAGGAAAGTCTGTTGTTTGTGAATCGGTTATATCTGATGAGGTGGTGAAGAAAGTACTAAAAACGACAGTGCCTGCACTTGTTGAGCTTAACATGCTAAAAAATCTTGCTGGTTCAGCCGTTGCAGGTTCTCTTGGTGGCTTTAATGCTCATGCTGCCAATATTGTTTCAGCCATCTTCATAGCAACCGGGCAGGACCCTGCACAAAACATTGAAAGCTCTCACTGTATTACTATGATGGAGGCTGTTAATGGTGGAAAAGACCTGCACGTCTCTGTTACTCTGCCTTCCATTGAG GTATTTATGGGAGTTACTTTCAGGTGGGTACAGTAG